A stretch of the Ascaphus truei isolate aAscTru1 chromosome 4, aAscTru1.hap1, whole genome shotgun sequence genome encodes the following:
- the MYCT1 gene encoding myc target protein 1 has translation MANNTAHNSTWFALFPENFWGGVILSFTVSIGIGLVIGGIIWTLFTCLSRRRASAHISSRMPSSSSRRPRVSSHNYALNRSGFYRNSSCERRSNLSLASLTFQRQTSQEQADPFTRKPSFRASTFHPFLQCPPLTVEADSQLVTLPSTNNTSPTVNRSGSLSRPEFHWSNNSLRLGHSTHTPPPAYESIIKAFPDS, from the coding sequence GTGGTGTGATATTATCGTTTACTGTCTCCATTGGGATTGGACTAGTCATTGGAGGCATAATATGGACTCTGTTTACATGCCTATCCCGCCGTAGAGCCAGTGCACATATCTCCTCAAGGATGCCCAGCTCCTCAAGTCGCCGCCCTAGGGTATCTTCTCATAACTATGCTTTAAACAGGTCTGGGTTTTACCGCAACAGCAGTTGTGAGCGCCGGAGTAACCTCAGTCTGGCCAGCCTGACCTTCCAAAGACAGACTTCTCAAGAGCAGGCTGACCCATTCACTAGAAAACCAAGCTTCCGGGCCTCAACTTTCCATCCATTCCTGCAGTGCCCCCCTCTCACAGTTGAAGCTGATAGTCAACTAGTTACTCTACCCAGTACCAACAATACATCACCAACAGTCAACAGGAGTGGAAGTCTTAGCCGCCCTGAATTCCACTGGTCAAATAATAGCCTCCGTCTTGGTCACTCAACTCACACTCCTCCACCTGCGTATGAGAGCATCATAAAGGCTTTTCCAGACTCTTGA